The stretch of DNA aaactagggggttTCACTAATCGAAATgcggttcattcttgataaataattaaagacatttaattacttcattgagtgaattagtttggcatagctcgagagagtgtgttcaattgagtaggaaatcctgtcggaagcgtagaacacaatcgaacgaattaataaattaatacggggtaggtgaaccagaattcccaacaaatccttttatcatttgaatttTAATCAATTGATCTAGCATTCACATTTCATCTTGTCATCTTTgaacttgtttatttaattttattgcaTTTTAGTAAGTATAAAACAACCACTcaaatttcgtcgctaaagtttaaataactggaataataattgttaaatacagtcctcagcggaacgatactcgtattcacatacactatattattacttgacatcgtgcacttgcgattactttttgagcatacaaaatcatattttattggggaattcacagtgcaagttttgctcgatcaagtttttggcgccgttgccggggactgttaatctacaattatattttttagttattttctttagtgtattttatttttattgaactAACACTCCATATCTTATTTCAGATATCTCTTtcggtgcatgccaaagtcacttgacttgGAGCTTGAGTGtgaccctgaaattgaaagaactttccgcaggcgaagacaacagcaaagacttaaggaactgatggagaggcacgAACAAGAGCAGGAGGCGGTGCGCCAAAACGAGAGACAaattgagatgccacgccggATTCCCATGTTAGAGTACgcccaaccttctttggatggtgcgcgccccagcattgtgaggccGATTGTGCGGGCAAACCAATTCGAGATCAAACCAGCCAttattcagatgattcagaacaccgtCCAATTTGGAGGGACTGCGATGGACGATCCAAACAcacacatcgcggattttcttgagatttgcgatacttttaaatttaatggagtttctgatgatgctgttagactgcgtttatttccattctctctacgtgataaagctaaagcttggttgaattgtttacctgtaggttcgatcactacatgggaggacatggcgaaagcgtttcttatcaaatactttcctccatcaaaGACCATGAAActgcgggcagacattacaacatttgctcagtttgatcaagagtcactatatgaggcatgggagcgctTCAAGGACCTATTGCGACGATGCCCACATCATgagttaccacttgggttagtcgttcaaactttttactatggtttgcttactcctaatcgcactatgatagatgctgctgcttgtGGAAACCTACTGAGGAAGACTGCTGAAGAAGGgtatgagttgttggaggagatggcggctagtagctatcatcctcaatctgacaggaacaaccAACGGAGAAGTGCGGGAGTTCATCAGGTAACTGATTtatctgctattactgcacaacttgatgtcTTGAACAGGAAACTGGATGGATTGAACATGGGTGGCACGGccatgcgtcttcaagagatattctgcgAGAAATGTGGAGGTGAGcactatgtgaaagactgtcaagatggaaatccattctatgtgcccgAAGGAGCACCTGTgcatcaagtgggagtccaaaaccgtccacggaatgacccttattcgaatacatacaatccgggatggaggcaacatcccaacttctcatggggtggcCAAAACAGTCAGAATCGACCACAGGGAGGACAACAGTATGGAAAACAgccgatgtacagatccgatcctcccaaagaagaaaaatcaaatttggagcaaatgatgtcaCAATTTATCTCttccactgaaactagacttcaaaaccAAGACGCATCGATTAAGGGGCTTGAGACTCAGATTGGACAGCtggccaagatgatagcaaaccgagagccgggcaccttgcctAGCAATACCGAGAcgaatccaaaagagcaagtgaaagccATTGAGCTGAAAAGTGGAAAGATTCTAGAGCcaagagaaaaaggaaaaagtcaAGTGCCGGATGAACAGACTGAATCATCtcaaggtaagtcttctaacccTACACCCGCACCCACTGCACAACATAAGATTGTTATTCCTCCTCCTTTccctgcagcattgaaaaaGGCGAAATTGGATgcgcaattcggtaagtttttagAGGTATTCAAAAAACTGCACATTAATATcccttttgctgatgctttgatgcaaatgccaagctatgctaaatttttgaaagacatcTTAGCTAACAAGCGAAAgctggaggatcacatgacagtgAACTTGACTGAGAGTTGCTCGGCTTTGGTGctaaacaaaatcccaccgaagctaaaagacccagggagcttttctattccttgcatgattggtgatgttgtttttcgtaAAGCGTTGTGTGATCTTGGagcaagtattaatctgatgccctTATCTGTTTTCAGGAAACTCGGACTAGGAGATCCTAAGCCGACAAGGATGTCTTTACAACTGGCGGACAGgtctgtcaagtacccccgcggagtgattgaggatgtgctagtgaaggtggacaaattcatttttccgGCGGACTTCGTGGtgctcgacatggaggaggatacagAGATGCCTCTAATTTTGGGACGAccattccttgcaactggcaaggcactcatcgatgtgcaagaagggaagttgagattgagagtgggcgaggaagagattacttttgatgtctttaatgcacttaagcacacactgcactccgatagttgttttagaattgatgcttttgactctcttgcatctaactatgtgcaggatgctcttagggaTCCTTTGGAGGCTACTATAGACACTGACTTGGGAGAAGAGGAGTTGGATGAAGAGAGGGCTGAAATAGTGGcacactttaatgccaaccaaccttggagaaggccaatgaggatgcgactggaggatctaggagaacgaagagatttgacccctcaaaggtcaagcatcgaggatCCACCAACACTTGAGCTAAAAccgttgcctccacacctcaagtacgtatacttaggtgagaatagcactttacctgtcattatttctgctgctttgacagatgtgatggaggacaagCTGTTGGAAGTCTTGAAAGCGCACAAGGGTGCATTTGCTTGGAAGGTGGCGGATATAAAAGGGATTAACccatcagtctgcatgcacaagatcttgatggaagagaagtactcacctcttgtgcaacctcagcGAAGATTGAATcctaagatgcaagaggtagtgaaagctgaaacgattaagcttctcgatgcaggtattatctatcctatatctgatagtgcatgggtcaGTCCTGTCCAATGTGTGCCAAAGAAAGGTGGGATCACTGTtatcacaaatgaaaataatgaattgaTACCTACTAGGACTGTTACGGggtggcgtgtgtgcattgactataggaaattgaatgatgccacccgtaaggaccactttccccttccctttattgatcaaatgcttgagaggttagcgggtcatgatTTTTACTGCTTTTtggatgggtattcggggtacaaccaaattatgattgcgccggaggaccaagagaaaaccactttcacttgtccttacggCACTTTTGCTTTTCGCCGCATGCCAtttggtctttgtaatgcccctgccacttttcaacggtgcatgactgctatattccatgatatgattgagacttttcttgaaatatttatggatgacttctcgatttttggctcgtcttttgatgattgtttgcagaatcTGCAGGTAGTGTTGAAGAGATGCGAGGAGACACAGTTGGTacttaattgggaaaaatgtcatttcatggtacaagagggaattgtcctcGGGCACAAGGTTTCGGGGGACGGAATAGAGGTGGACAAGGCAAAAGTTGAAGTGATCAAGAACTTACCTCCTCCGGCATCCAtcaagggagttagaagttttttaggccacgccggtttttacCGGCGTTTTATCAAAGACTTTTCTAAAGTTGCAaaacctctatcttccttacttatgaaagatgtgccttTTGACTTTAAttctgattgtttgcaggcatacgagaagctgaaggagcgcttggtgacggctcctgtcttggtagcaccggattgggatctcCCTTTTGAGATAATGTGCGATGCAAGTGACACTGCAGTGGGGGCTGTACTTGGCCAGCGGcgaaacaaggtatttcatacaatttactatgcaagtaagaccttagatgaggctcaactgaattatgcaacaactgaaaaggaattacttgcagtgGTATTTGCACTTGATAAGTTTCATTCTTACCTTGTCTTGTCCAAAGTCATTGTAttcactgatcattctgctcTTCGATACCTACTggctaagaaagatgcaaaaccACGCTTACTTCGatggattttattgttgcaagaGTTTGATCTTGAGataaaagataagaagggtgtAGAGAATGTAGTGGCAGATCACTTGTCTAGATTAGAGTTTATTTGTGATGATTCTGTCGATCATGCGATTAACGATTGGTTTCCGGATGAGCAATTGTTTGAGGTGAAAAATTGTCCGTGGTATGCAaattttgcgaattttcttgttACAGGCTCACCTCCCCCAAATCTaacatttcaccaaagaaagaaattcttttcggacgtgaaatattatttttgggaggaacctttcttgttcaaaatttgtgcagatgccatgatcCGGAGATGCGTGGCGGAGGAAGAGATGGGATCGATTCTTAcgcattgccatgaccgtgaggtaggtggtcactttggaccaacgaggacggcgtctaaggtactcgaatgtggcttttattggccaaccctttttaaagatgctcgttcttatgtgctcgcatgtgataaatgccaacggacaggtaacatctctaaccgtcacgaaatgcctttaaataatatcattgaatgtgaggtttttgatgtgtggggaatcgatttcatgggaccgtttcctagttctttcacgaaaaaatacattttggttgcggtggattatgtgtctaagtgggtagaggcggaagcatatgccactaatgatgctcaagtagtcctaaaatttttaaagaaaaacatttttaaccgatttggaacaccacgagcaatcattagtgatggtggcactcatttttgcaacaaactctttgaaaaactcttgagcaaatatggtgtcacacataaaatctctaccccttatcacccacagacgagtggtcaagtggaagtgtcgaatCGCGAGATTaagcgaattttggagaaagtggtaggtgtcaataggaag from Primulina eburnea isolate SZY01 chromosome 6, ASM2296580v1, whole genome shotgun sequence encodes:
- the LOC140834098 gene encoding uncharacterized protein; protein product: MPKSLDLELECDPEIERTFRRRRQQQRLKELMERHEQEQEAVRQNERQIEMPRRIPMLEYAQPSLDGARPSIVRPIVRANQFEIKPAIIQMIQNTVQFGGTAMDDPNTHIADFLEICDTFKFNGVSDDAVRLRLFPFSLRDKAKAWLNCLPVGSITTWEDMAKAFLIKYFPPSKTMKLRADITTFAQFDQESLYEAWERFKDLLRRCPHHELPLGLVVQTFYYGLLTPNRTMIDAAACGNLLRKTAEEGYELLEEMAASSYHPQSDRNNQRRSAGVHQVTDLSAITAQLDVLNRKLDGLNMGGTAMRLQEIFCEKCGGEHYVKDCQDGNPFYVPEGAPVHQVGVQNRPRNDPYSNTYNPGWRQHPNFSWGGQNSQNRPQGGQQYGKQPMYRSDPPKEEKSNLEQMMSQFISSTETRLQNQDASIKGLETQIGQLAKMIANREPGTLPSNTETNPKEQVKAIELKSGKILEPREKGKSQVPDEQTESSQGKSSNPTPAPTAQHKIVIPPPFPAALKKAKLDAQFGKFLEVFKKLHINIPFADALMQMPSYAKFLKDILANKRKLEDHMTVNLTESCSALVLNKIPPKLKDPGSFSIPCMIGDVVFRKALCDLGASINLMPLSVFRKLGLGDPKPTRMSLQLADRSVKYPRGVIEDVLVKVDKFIFPADFVVLDMEEDTEMPLILGRPFLATGKALIDVQEGKLRLRVGEEEITFDVFNALKHTLHSDSCFRIDAFDSLASNYVQDALRDPLEATIDTDLGEEELDEERAEIVAHFNANQPWRRPMRMRLEDLGERRDLTPQRSSIEDPPTLELKPLPPHLKYVYLGENSTLPVIISAALTDVMEDKLLEVLKAHKGAFAWKVADIKGINPSVCMHKILMEEKYSPLVQPQRRLNPKMQEVVKAETIKLLDAGIIYPISDSAWVSPVQCVPKKGGITVITNENNELIPTRTVTGWRVCIDYRKLNDATRKDHFPLPFIDQMLERLAGHDFYCFLDGYSGYNQIMIAPEDQEKTTFTCPYGTFAFRRMPFGLCNAPATFQRCMTAIFHDMIETFLEIFMDDFSIFGSSFDDCLQNLQVVLKRCEETQLVLNWEKCHFMVQEGIVLGHKVSGDGIEVDKAKVEVIKNLPPPASIKGVRSFLGHAGFYRRFIKDFSKVAKPLSSLLMKDVPFDFNSDCLQAYEKLKERLVTAPVLVAPDWDLPFEIMCDASDTAVGAVLGQRRNKGK